Genomic window (Roseimicrobium gellanilyticum):
CCAAACCAGGGGCTGAAAAGAAACCGGATGAGGCTCTGCTTCAGCGTCGCGAGCAGGCGGTGGCTCTGGCACAGTCGGGCAAGCTGAAAGAAGCCGAGCAGGAGTTCTGCGCTATCATTCTCGACTCGGAGAAGACCTTGGGTGCGGAGCACAGCTTCACACTGAGGAATTGGACCGGCGTGGCCAATGTGCTGAGCATGACCGGCCGGCCCAAGGAAGCAGAAGAGGTGCTGCGCACCGTGCTGAAGGTGCAGACCAAGAACCTCCCCGCGGAGCACGAGGACATCCTCCGCACACGCCACAACATTGCCAACACGCTGATGGCCCTCGGTCGCACGACGGAGGCTGAACAGGAACTGCGTCTGGTGTTGCGCATTCGCGAGAAAAATCTGGGTGCGGCCAATCCAGACACCCTGGGCACCCGCAGCAACCTCGCCACTTGTCTCTTCCGCCAAGAGCGTTTCGAAGACGCCGAGAAAGAACTGCGCGCCGCCCTCGCCGAGTCCGATCGCTCTCTCGGCAGCGATCATCCCCAGACCCTGGATATCTGCTACAACCTCGCCCTCTGCCTGCAGAGCAGCAAAAAATACTCTGACGCCCGGATCTATGCCCGACGTGCGGCAGAATCCGCAGAAGCCGGACTCGGACCACAGCACCCACTCACCCAGCGGTACAACTCCCTGTGGAAGGAGCTGCAGGGTATCTAGCACTCTATACCGTCACGAATTGGCTTGCCGGAGGGACGCGTGTCACCTGATGATGGCTCGTCATGGCTTGGAACAAATCCCTTTCCATTCTTGTGCTGTTAGGTGTCCTGTCGATGGGACATTTTCATCTCTTCGCCCAGGGAAACGCACCCAAACCCACAGATGCTGAGATTGAGGCCCGGGTGAAGGCCATCACGCAGTCCCTGGTAGATCGACGTGCCCGTGCTGAGCAACTGATGAACGAGGGCAAGGCCGAAGAGGCGGAGACAGAATTGAAGCGTCTCGTCACGGAGAGCACGCGCCACTTGGGCATCGAGCACCAGTACACCCTGCAGGCGCAGCGGGAACTCGGATACTTGCTGAATGCCACCGGTCGCCACTCCCAGGCGCGCGCGCTCCTGGTCACGGTGCTGGAGGCGCAGAAGCGCACCCTGCCCGCAGGCAGCCTGGATCCCCTGGCAACACGCGGCACCTTGGTGCTGGTGATGATTGCCGAAGGAAGATTTGCTGATGCAGAACAGGCCTTGCGGACTCTGGTGCCTGCTTGGGAAAAGACCGCCGGCCCGGAGCATGCAGACACCCTGAACAGCCGCAACAACCTCGCAGGAGTCCTCCTCTTTCTGAAAAGACCTGCGGAAGCGGAGGTGGAATTCAAAGCCATCCTGAAGGTGCAGGAAAAACAACTGGGGGCCGAGCATCCAGACACCCTCTCCACACGAGCGAACCTCCTGTCCGCCGTCTTCCAGGCAAAGCGCTATGAGGAAGCGGAGAAGGAGGCCCGAGTCCTGCTGGCCCTTTCCACCAAGGTGAAGGGCGAATCCGACTCAGACACCCT
Coding sequences:
- a CDS encoding tetratricopeptide repeat protein encodes the protein MARRTHPHLNLLSSILLLLSMVGPLSAQQAKPGAEKKPDEALLQRREQAVALAQSGKLKEAEQEFCAIILDSEKTLGAEHSFTLRNWTGVANVLSMTGRPKEAEEVLRTVLKVQTKNLPAEHEDILRTRHNIANTLMALGRTTEAEQELRLVLRIREKNLGAANPDTLGTRSNLATCLFRQERFEDAEKELRAALAESDRSLGSDHPQTLDICYNLALCLQSSKKYSDARIYARRAAESAEAGLGPQHPLTQRYNSLWKELQGI
- a CDS encoding tetratricopeptide repeat protein — translated: MAWNKSLSILVLLGVLSMGHFHLFAQGNAPKPTDAEIEARVKAITQSLVDRRARAEQLMNEGKAEEAETELKRLVTESTRHLGIEHQYTLQAQRELGYLLNATGRHSQARALLVTVLEAQKRTLPAGSLDPLATRGTLVLVMIAEGRFADAEQALRTLVPAWEKTAGPEHADTLNSRNNLAGVLLFLKRPAEAEVEFKAILKVQEKQLGAEHPDTLSTRANLLSAVFQAKRYEEAEKEARVLLALSTKVKGESDSDTLQIRSLLAKSLMQLKRYPEAETEARATFQMQSRNRSSAAPDARETRHLLAGILQEEAKYPEAETEMRALLRDATSVLKPDDTDFLIYRYQLVISLREQGKKEEASKLARNVVVDARRILGPKHQQTTLYEKLLKDVLDTAAP